Proteins from one candidate division KSB1 bacterium genomic window:
- a CDS encoding glycosyltransferase family 9 protein has product MHWWNRFEQFCKRRGLALLEKWLAVEELAPEQVARAALRRILVIRQHDYLGDFLLATPVLRALREHFPHAHLGVLVRRYTAEVARHNQYVDEVLVFEEHGWNWTPARLRRLWRQLRQGWDLAIVLNTVSHSLTSDVLARFSRARYCLGSAERVFPGCSRNFFYHLSAPPAAGRRHQTDRNLDIVRVLGIDTSDHREVMTLTPADRAFAAGFLARHGISPTERIVALHLGAGKRDNRWPPEKFAAVANALHRDYRVRLLAAWGPQEGALGEAFLRRLAFSPVVVKNVSLRQLAALLAAADGYVCNDTGVMHVGAAVGVPLVAIFGPTDPALWKPPGEKFIALRGHNGECANVEPEQVLHALLRLVSPPLPARDEHAAAVMVTPS; this is encoded by the coding sequence GTGCATTGGTGGAATCGCTTCGAGCAATTCTGCAAACGCCGCGGCCTGGCGCTGCTGGAAAAGTGGCTGGCCGTCGAGGAGCTGGCGCCGGAGCAGGTTGCGCGCGCGGCACTGCGCCGCATTCTGGTGATCCGGCAACACGATTACCTCGGCGATTTCCTGCTGGCGACACCGGTGTTGCGCGCCCTGCGTGAGCATTTTCCCCATGCGCATCTCGGCGTGCTGGTGCGCCGCTACACCGCCGAGGTGGCCCGTCACAATCAATATGTCGACGAAGTGCTGGTGTTTGAAGAGCACGGCTGGAATTGGACGCCCGCCCGCCTCCGGCGGCTGTGGCGCCAGCTTCGGCAGGGATGGGATTTGGCGATCGTTCTGAACACGGTTTCCCATTCGCTCACCAGCGATGTGCTGGCCCGCTTCAGCCGGGCACGCTATTGTCTGGGCAGTGCGGAGCGGGTGTTTCCCGGCTGTTCCCGCAACTTCTTTTATCATCTCAGCGCGCCCCCGGCCGCCGGGCGGCGTCATCAAACCGACCGCAATCTCGACATCGTGCGGGTGCTCGGCATCGACACCTCCGATCACCGTGAAGTGATGACGCTCACGCCGGCAGACCGTGCCTTCGCCGCCGGGTTTCTGGCACGCCACGGGATTTCTCCCACGGAGCGCATTGTGGCGCTGCATCTCGGCGCCGGCAAGCGCGACAACCGCTGGCCGCCGGAGAAGTTCGCCGCAGTGGCCAATGCGCTGCATCGTGATTATCGCGTGCGGCTGCTGGCGGCCTGGGGGCCGCAGGAGGGCGCGCTGGGCGAGGCCTTCCTGCGCCGACTGGCGTTCTCGCCCGTCGTGGTGAAGAATGTCTCGCTGCGGCAATTGGCGGCGCTGCTGGCGGCGGCCGATGGTTACGTGTGCAACGACACCGGTGTCATGCACGTGGGCGCAGCGGTGGGCGTGCCGCTGGTGGCGATCTTCGGGCCCACCGATCCCGCCTTGTGGAAACCACCGGGCGAAAAATTCATTGCACTGCGCGGCCACAACGGCGAATGCGCCAATGTCGAACCGGAACAGGTGCTGCACGCCTTGTTGCGGCTGGTGTCCCCCCCGCTGCCAGCGCGTGACGAACATGCGGCAGCCGTGATGGTCACACCGAGCTGA
- the fdhD gene encoding formate dehydrogenase accessory sulfurtransferase FdhD, with the protein MSEAIKTFAVHRLSRGRLHAASDHLVVEEPLEIRLNGRPLAVVMRTPGEDFDLARGFLLSEGLLGSADGRCPPLPDIDWACDEFGLPIPNVVDCSLAALSAGAIAAAQRRFYATSSCGICGRTSLERVFLQAPALQRHFTITAAALNQLPVRLAAAQSHFTRTGGLHAAALFSTAGELVKVCEDIGRHNAVDKALGWALSQGLYPLADFGLLVSGRLSFEMVQKALLAGISLVAAISAASSLAVELAGKTGMALAGFVRGGQAVIYHGHERITR; encoded by the coding sequence ATGTCGGAAGCGATCAAAACCTTCGCGGTCCACCGGCTCAGCCGCGGCCGGCTGCACGCGGCCAGCGATCACCTGGTGGTCGAAGAGCCGCTGGAGATTCGTTTGAATGGCCGGCCGCTGGCCGTGGTGATGCGCACACCCGGCGAGGATTTCGATCTCGCCCGCGGCTTTCTGCTGTCGGAGGGTTTGCTCGGCAGCGCTGACGGCCGCTGCCCGCCGCTGCCCGACATCGATTGGGCGTGCGATGAATTCGGCCTGCCGATTCCGAACGTGGTGGACTGTTCGCTCGCAGCGCTGTCCGCCGGGGCGATTGCGGCGGCACAACGCCGCTTCTATGCCACCTCGAGCTGCGGTATTTGCGGCCGCACCTCGCTGGAACGGGTTTTTCTGCAGGCGCCCGCCCTGCAGCGTCATTTCACCATCACCGCAGCGGCGCTCAACCAACTGCCCGTCAGGCTGGCTGCCGCGCAATCGCATTTTACCCGCACCGGCGGCCTGCATGCCGCGGCTTTGTTTTCCACCGCCGGCGAGCTGGTCAAAGTGTGCGAGGATATCGGCCGCCACAATGCGGTGGACAAGGCGCTGGGCTGGGCGCTGTCGCAGGGGCTTTATCCGCTCGCTGATTTCGGACTGCTGGTGAGCGGCCGGCTGAGTTTTGAAATGGTGCAGAAAGCGCTGCTGGCAGGCATTTCCCTGGTGGCGGCGATCAGCGCCGCCTCTTCGCTGGCCGTGGAACTGGCCGGCAAAACAGGCATGGCGCTCGCCGGTTTCGTGCGCGGCGGGCAGGCAGTGATTTACCACGGCCACGAGCGGATCACCCGCTGA
- a CDS encoding DUF3524 domain-containing protein, producing MNIVFIETFYGGSHKAFLDGLLQYSRHNIIPITFPARFWKWRMRTSALYVAETCSDALRTCDLIVATDLINLAELKALTGYRCPAILFLHENQITYPTPEGEKPEIDLGLVNLVSALAADLCLFNSHYHLREFDQALRQLVLTIPEFVPEHARSLIAAQSRVVYMGLNISDFPHPRIPMNPVPIILWNHRWEFDKQPGVFFNALYRLMEDGIDFRVILLGENFQMHPQEFLIARERLGDRILRFGFVESMEDYVHFLSRSDIVVSTAIQENFGIAVTEAMYCHVLPLLPNRLSYPEILPAQFHDQFLYDSPAEMDQKLRHLLREYRNLDQVRQELAAAMEKFTWANRIDEFDTIFAELAAKPRATHPPR from the coding sequence GTGAACATCGTCTTCATTGAAACCTTCTACGGCGGGTCGCACAAGGCCTTTCTCGATGGCTTGCTGCAATACAGCCGGCACAACATCATCCCCATCACCTTTCCCGCCCGTTTCTGGAAATGGCGCATGCGCACTTCGGCGCTTTACGTGGCGGAAACCTGCAGCGACGCGCTGCGCACCTGTGATCTCATCGTGGCAACAGACCTGATCAATCTCGCGGAATTGAAGGCGCTCACCGGCTATCGCTGCCCGGCGATTCTCTTTCTGCACGAAAATCAAATCACCTATCCCACCCCGGAGGGTGAAAAGCCGGAGATCGACCTGGGTCTGGTCAATCTCGTGTCGGCGCTCGCCGCCGATCTCTGCCTGTTCAATTCGCATTATCATCTGCGGGAGTTCGATCAGGCCTTGCGCCAGCTCGTGCTCACCATTCCGGAATTCGTGCCCGAGCATGCCCGCAGCCTGATCGCCGCCCAATCGCGGGTGGTGTACATGGGATTGAACATCTCCGACTTTCCCCATCCCCGCATCCCTATGAATCCCGTGCCCATCATCCTGTGGAATCATCGCTGGGAATTCGACAAGCAACCAGGCGTCTTTTTCAATGCCCTGTATCGTCTAATGGAAGATGGCATCGATTTCCGCGTGATTCTTCTGGGGGAAAACTTTCAAATGCATCCGCAGGAATTCCTCATCGCGCGCGAGCGGCTGGGCGACCGCATTCTCCGCTTCGGCTTCGTCGAAAGCATGGAAGACTATGTTCACTTTCTCTCGCGCTCGGACATCGTAGTGTCCACCGCCATTCAGGAGAATTTCGGGATTGCGGTGACCGAAGCGATGTATTGCCACGTGCTGCCGCTGCTGCCCAACCGCCTGAGCTATCCCGAAATCCTGCCGGCGCAATTTCATGACCAGTTTCTTTATGATTCGCCGGCGGAGATGGATCAAAAGCTCAGACACTTGCTGCGCGAGTACCGCAATCTCGACCAGGTGCGCCAGGAGTTGGCCGCGGCCATGGAAAAATTCACCTGGGCGAACCGCATCGACGAGTTCGACACCATCTTTGCGGAACTGGCGGCAAAGCCTCGCGCAACGCATCCGCCTCGCTGA
- a CDS encoding T9SS type A sorting domain-containing protein produces the protein MHRLWTILIVSVVASGLQAGPFTAPANSPLARKEHPRLFITAAGVPAMRSRIQNYYKSDFQQFVNAMDQLYSVAAGSGKLAEWNELFGAARSFALLYRLDPATVSGITAAHSRRDYGQKALSLGLHIAQRLPDDWNEAHHGSKNLTTAEGGLASLALQVVYDWTFDLATLEQRRQLADRLITLWNNRYDSQKVKLENHYAANAHVYAGALCFYGDTDLGAAYTTKAQAMMDSFEDVFLQRQLGVAERLFEGSSDWVEGDSYSMDGYVGIMLLAAAAGSAMGVNYFATNPWLHYAPYYLYYHMIPMPYRGQYYFSQQNTSTVMPFRDSATSMVMNMSAAMLQQADPNLAGFAAWFCERSPYGLDVDQYQYYESHLFDFFYKFVFGTRQVAKKSPEEAGIPLSVHLGQGHAMRSDHGANDATLIQFYSPKFWYANGHNEEDMGALNIHRFGPLAVSAANTKNGGTGVPRVQSDGKGLALNNILGIAGDRALSPEMGAINDTHDTPAHFVDGATAHIGTVEARVSVPGWHDYINYDYTRSYKGGSKAGLARRAVVYLRGPVNHEFVVVMDRVQSAQEKYFVLHTVGDVAAVDGSWQSAGSGHWTGSGRTFKVTNRIDKSHGQMYITSVLPAQATIHKFGGSGYEWVWADGSRLDYSASEFTELASFLLSDHTLQIRSAQGLFLTVMQLGDANTMGPPAAVENLSGESCTGVLLEGERAVIFSRTETRLGNFTYSCRSNKTVKHLLTELKPNRSYTVKRGGTLVASGNTDAGGTIAFSDNPGGEGTYSVALGGATAVEQHDSATLPLTLQLANHPNPFNPSTTLTFTLPQAGPVTLRIYNLAGQLVRTLLARELPAGTHQVRWDGTVEGGRRAASGVYLARIETTAAVAESKLLLAK, from the coding sequence ATGCACAGATTATGGACAATCTTGATCGTGTCAGTGGTGGCCAGCGGCTTGCAAGCCGGGCCTTTCACTGCGCCGGCGAATTCGCCGCTGGCGCGCAAGGAACATCCACGGCTGTTTATCACCGCCGCGGGCGTGCCGGCGATGCGCAGCCGCATTCAGAATTACTACAAAAGTGATTTTCAGCAGTTCGTGAATGCGATGGACCAGCTTTACTCCGTTGCGGCCGGCAGCGGCAAACTGGCGGAGTGGAATGAGCTGTTCGGCGCGGCGCGCTCCTTCGCCCTGCTCTATCGCCTCGACCCGGCGACCGTGTCCGGCATCACCGCTGCTCACAGCCGCAGGGACTATGGTCAGAAGGCCCTCAGCCTGGGCCTGCACATTGCCCAGCGGCTGCCGGATGACTGGAACGAGGCCCATCATGGCTCCAAAAATCTCACCACGGCAGAAGGCGGCCTTGCCAGCCTGGCGCTGCAGGTGGTGTATGACTGGACTTTCGATCTGGCAACGCTGGAGCAACGGCGGCAACTGGCCGACCGTTTGATCACCTTGTGGAACAACCGCTATGATTCTCAAAAGGTCAAACTGGAAAACCATTATGCCGCCAATGCGCACGTCTATGCCGGCGCCCTGTGTTTCTATGGCGACACCGATCTCGGTGCCGCCTACACTACCAAAGCGCAGGCGATGATGGATTCGTTCGAAGACGTTTTTCTGCAGCGGCAATTGGGTGTGGCCGAACGCCTGTTCGAAGGCTCCAGCGACTGGGTCGAGGGCGACTCCTACAGCATGGATGGCTATGTCGGCATCATGCTGCTGGCGGCGGCCGCCGGCAGCGCGATGGGAGTGAACTATTTCGCCACCAACCCCTGGCTGCATTATGCGCCCTACTATCTCTACTATCACATGATACCGATGCCCTATCGGGGGCAGTACTATTTCAGTCAGCAAAACACCAGCACGGTGATGCCGTTTCGCGACTCAGCCACCTCAATGGTGATGAACATGTCCGCCGCCATGCTGCAGCAGGCCGATCCCAATCTCGCCGGCTTTGCCGCGTGGTTTTGTGAAAGAAGCCCGTATGGCCTCGACGTCGATCAGTATCAGTACTATGAAAGCCATCTATTCGACTTCTTTTACAAATTCGTGTTTGGCACGCGGCAGGTCGCCAAGAAATCGCCGGAGGAGGCCGGCATCCCGCTGAGCGTGCATCTCGGGCAGGGCCACGCCATGCGCTCGGATCACGGCGCCAACGACGCCACGCTCATCCAGTTCTACAGCCCCAAGTTTTGGTATGCCAACGGCCACAACGAGGAGGACATGGGCGCGCTCAATATTCACCGCTTTGGCCCGCTGGCGGTGAGTGCCGCCAACACCAAAAACGGCGGCACCGGAGTTCCGCGCGTGCAGAGCGACGGCAAAGGTCTGGCGCTCAACAACATTCTGGGTATTGCGGGCGACCGGGCGCTCAGCCCGGAGATGGGCGCAATCAACGACACGCATGACACCCCGGCCCATTTCGTCGACGGCGCCACTGCCCACATTGGCACGGTGGAGGCCCGCGTATCCGTTCCCGGCTGGCATGATTACATCAACTACGACTACACGCGCAGCTACAAGGGGGGCAGCAAGGCCGGCCTGGCACGGCGCGCAGTGGTTTATCTGCGCGGCCCGGTGAACCATGAATTCGTGGTGGTGATGGATCGCGTGCAGTCCGCGCAGGAAAAATACTTCGTGCTGCACACGGTGGGCGACGTGGCGGCAGTGGACGGCAGTTGGCAAAGCGCCGGCAGCGGCCACTGGACGGGCAGCGGTCGCACTTTCAAAGTGACCAACCGAATCGACAAGTCACACGGGCAGATGTATATCACCTCGGTTCTGCCGGCACAGGCGACGATCCACAAGTTCGGCGGCAGCGGTTATGAGTGGGTATGGGCCGACGGTTCGCGTCTCGACTACAGCGCCTCTGAATTCACCGAACTGGCCAGCTTCCTGCTCAGCGATCACACCCTGCAGATCCGCTCGGCGCAGGGCTTGTTCCTCACCGTGATGCAGCTCGGCGATGCCAACACCATGGGCCCACCGGCGGCAGTCGAAAATCTCTCCGGCGAGAGCTGCACCGGCGTGTTGCTGGAAGGCGAGCGCGCCGTCATTTTCAGCCGAACGGAAACGCGCCTCGGCAATTTCACCTACTCCTGCCGGAGCAACAAGACGGTGAAACATCTGCTGACCGAGTTGAAGCCCAACCGCAGCTACACAGTGAAGCGCGGCGGCACGCTGGTGGCGAGTGGCAACACCGACGCCGGCGGCACGATCGCCTTCTCCGACAATCCTGGTGGCGAGGGAACTTATAGCGTGGCTCTCGGCGGTGCCACAGCCGTGGAGCAGCACGATTCCGCCACCCTGCCACTCACGCTGCAGCTCGCCAATCATCCCAATCCGTTCAATCCGAGCACCACCCTCACCTTCACCCTGCCGCAGGCCGGTCCGGTTACACTGCGCATTTACAACCTTGCCGGCCAGCTCGTACGCACGTTGCTCGCGCGGGAGTTGCCGGCGGGCACGCATCAGGTGAGGTGGGATGGCACCGTCGAAGGTGGCCGCCGCGCTGCCAGCGGGGTTTATCTCGCCCGCATCGAGACCACAGCCGCGGTGGCGGAGAGCAAGCTGTTGCTGGCGAAATAA
- a CDS encoding carboxypeptidase-like regulatory domain-containing protein, which yields MTLCHRSAARLLLAAALALSFNGCLGNPFGGEDKIRDQRQVQGRVVFSNGAAAAGVFVWLDRYDRSTRTDSDGSFLLALPPLQNRQGVVEEGTLYFYLANCKLVTAAVKIVEGQFAYGEAGIDRDGKLRDPVVMVRVVNIMTWVEPAVWPAEEDSLRIVVGLVTDSGCALVYNPLIDSVPPDGVDFAPLGAVLLRQLQTGQVFTLRSTPTGNGTERLMPCFDDSVHRQLLVEGTQLRPLPAGKYEVIPYLWLEPEGTPAALLANLGPAVNELGASYLKKPMQRQAAILEIRQPLSP from the coding sequence ATGACTTTGTGTCACCGCAGCGCCGCCAGGCTGCTGCTGGCGGCTGCCCTGGCTCTCAGCTTCAATGGTTGTCTCGGGAACCCCTTCGGCGGCGAAGACAAGATCCGTGACCAGCGCCAGGTGCAGGGCCGGGTGGTGTTCAGCAACGGTGCTGCGGCTGCCGGCGTCTTTGTCTGGCTGGATCGTTATGATCGGAGCACACGCACGGACAGCGACGGCAGCTTTCTTCTCGCACTGCCGCCCCTGCAGAACCGGCAGGGCGTGGTGGAAGAAGGCACGCTTTATTTCTATCTCGCCAATTGCAAGCTGGTCACCGCGGCGGTCAAGATTGTGGAAGGCCAGTTCGCCTACGGCGAGGCGGGGATCGACCGCGACGGCAAGCTGCGCGACCCCGTCGTCATGGTGCGGGTGGTGAATATCATGACCTGGGTGGAGCCTGCCGTCTGGCCGGCAGAGGAAGATTCTTTGCGGATCGTGGTCGGCCTGGTGACAGATAGCGGATGTGCATTGGTTTACAACCCGCTGATCGACTCGGTGCCCCCGGACGGCGTTGACTTTGCGCCGCTGGGTGCGGTTTTGCTGCGGCAACTTCAAACCGGCCAGGTGTTCACCTTGCGCTCCACGCCCACCGGCAACGGTACCGAGCGCCTGATGCCCTGCTTCGATGATTCTGTGCACCGGCAACTGCTGGTGGAGGGAACGCAACTGCGGCCTCTGCCCGCGGGCAAGTATGAGGTGATCCCCTATCTCTGGCTGGAGCCAGAGGGCACGCCCGCGGCTTTGTTGGCCAATCTCGGGCCCGCGGTGAATGAGCTGGGAGCGAGTTATCTTAAAAAACCGATGCAGCGCCAAGCCGCGATTCTTGAAATCCGGCAGCCGCTCTCGCCATAA
- a CDS encoding T9SS type A sorting domain-containing protein, whose amino-acid sequence MKRSTHWLLGWLLLLSPMVAAQTWVLHQPMPSPRYGITAVHWNNQIVVMGGRDAGDSLLALVESFDYLSGVWSRFPADLRAPRCNAAAVVYHGRIHIVGGAGDSSQALATAEFYDEQTGQWQQLPALSVAREGAAVAVINDTLFAIGGYDGTSPLKSIEYYHSAFNQWQTSRWQLSTPRGWLAATTLNDSIFTVGGLLLAPVGILERYHSSDGSRRRADMPTPRGRMAAVNFQNELWTLGGAAQHGATETVELYEYYTNQWRSGIPLIQARELHAAVVAREKIYVLGGRDAEGNVLASVEVFQPLTAVAATERQLPQSPVLRSYPNPFAQTVRIVLQTAGQKAGMASVVMHDLLGATVFRRQITGSAAGIEVLWDGKDQTGQQVQDGLYFITIRAGDTVFRHKLLKLGR is encoded by the coding sequence ATGAAAAGGTCAACGCACTGGTTGTTGGGATGGCTGCTCCTGCTGTCGCCAATGGTTGCGGCGCAGACCTGGGTCCTGCATCAGCCCATGCCCTCGCCGCGCTATGGCATCACCGCCGTGCATTGGAACAATCAGATTGTCGTCATGGGTGGCCGCGATGCCGGGGATTCCCTGCTGGCGTTGGTGGAAAGCTTCGATTACCTCAGCGGGGTGTGGTCCCGTTTTCCGGCGGATTTGCGCGCGCCCCGCTGTAACGCGGCCGCGGTGGTCTATCACGGCCGCATACACATCGTGGGCGGCGCCGGCGACAGCTCGCAGGCGCTGGCGACGGCGGAATTCTACGACGAACAAACCGGACAATGGCAGCAGCTTCCCGCCCTGAGCGTGGCCCGCGAGGGCGCTGCGGTGGCGGTGATCAACGACACGCTGTTTGCCATTGGCGGTTATGACGGCACCAGCCCGCTCAAGAGCATCGAGTACTATCACTCCGCCTTCAACCAGTGGCAAACCAGCCGGTGGCAGCTTTCCACGCCGCGCGGCTGGCTCGCCGCGACCACGCTGAACGATTCGATCTTCACGGTGGGCGGGCTGTTGCTGGCGCCGGTGGGCATTCTGGAGCGTTATCACAGCTCCGACGGCAGCCGCCGGCGGGCTGACATGCCCACACCGCGGGGGCGCATGGCTGCAGTGAATTTTCAAAACGAGTTGTGGACCCTTGGCGGCGCCGCGCAACATGGCGCCACGGAGACCGTCGAGCTTTACGAATATTACACCAATCAATGGCGTTCCGGCATCCCTTTAATACAGGCCCGCGAACTGCACGCCGCGGTGGTGGCCCGGGAGAAAATCTATGTTCTGGGCGGCCGCGATGCCGAAGGCAATGTGCTCGCCTCGGTGGAAGTATTTCAGCCTCTCACCGCGGTGGCGGCAACTGAACGGCAACTGCCGCAGTCGCCGGTTTTGCGAAGTTATCCCAATCCTTTTGCACAAACGGTCAGAATCGTGTTGCAAACCGCCGGGCAGAAGGCGGGCATGGCCAGCGTGGTCATGCATGATTTGTTGGGCGCCACCGTCTTTCGCCGGCAGATCACCGGCAGCGCCGCCGGCATCGAAGTGCTGTGGGATGGAAAAGATCAAACCGGTCAGCAGGTGCAGGATGGCCTTTATTTCATCACTATCCGGGCTGGCGACACCGTTTTTCGGCACAAGCTGCTCAAGCTCGGCCGGTGA
- a CDS encoding protein kinase translates to MSRQIDKYRLIAELKRGQSVTVYRAYEAACRRFVLLKVLHATEAGVHARFAQEAQILMRLQHRNIVRIYECGQAQMAAGQLLPFLAMEFIEGGTLADVMAGRRLPAELVIYLATEMVAALQAAHACRIVHRDLKPQNLLVDAAGHLKVTDFGLAAFAGGETHGAIIGTPQYMSPEQAAGEAATPASDYFSLGVIMYEMLAGFSPFDGDTISARLYRVRHENPVPLTTLLPEITPQLAGLVQQLLEKNPQQRLCQPPQILQALTHCEHLLGKRARREHFCRFLTDPEHYSPEKIARRSWLMPGKNRQWHMPWRWTAVLAIVIAGGAWQLMRFQTAPEAARHGNGAWPHEVTARPDGNRPADPPATPAQMTGGAKGQQPGSNAAKAVTRQPPEKTEAIVEPPPAIAMPHTNPAPPAASSIRLTCLPFAYAIVDGDTLGTVDMLPALFQVPSGERLLTLANPRFPQLFRRLQLAPAETLALQFSLWETVARLTLHVKPWAEVFIDEVSYGKTPLDEIILAPGEHRLRLEHPERARFVTTRTFAAGQREILSIELQAKE, encoded by the coding sequence ATGAGCAGGCAGATTGACAAGTACCGCCTGATCGCCGAGCTCAAGCGCGGGCAGTCCGTCACCGTCTATCGCGCCTATGAAGCGGCATGCCGGCGTTTCGTGCTGCTCAAGGTGCTGCATGCCACCGAAGCCGGTGTGCACGCGCGTTTCGCGCAGGAGGCGCAAATCCTGATGCGCCTGCAGCATCGCAACATCGTGCGCATCTATGAATGCGGACAGGCGCAGATGGCCGCCGGCCAGTTGCTGCCTTTTCTGGCGATGGAGTTCATCGAAGGCGGCACGCTGGCTGATGTCATGGCCGGCCGCCGGTTGCCGGCGGAGCTGGTGATTTACCTCGCGACAGAAATGGTGGCGGCGCTGCAGGCGGCGCATGCCTGCCGCATCGTGCATCGCGACCTCAAACCCCAGAATCTCCTGGTCGATGCCGCCGGCCACCTCAAGGTCACGGATTTTGGGCTGGCCGCGTTTGCCGGTGGCGAGACGCACGGCGCGATCATCGGCACGCCGCAGTACATGTCGCCCGAGCAGGCGGCGGGCGAAGCCGCCACCCCGGCGAGCGATTACTTCAGCCTGGGCGTCATCATGTACGAGATGCTCGCGGGCTTCTCGCCGTTTGACGGTGACACCATCAGTGCGCGGCTCTATCGCGTGCGCCATGAAAACCCCGTGCCGCTGACCACCCTGCTTCCGGAAATCACGCCCCAGCTTGCCGGCCTGGTGCAACAGTTGTTGGAGAAAAATCCGCAACAGCGTTTGTGTCAGCCCCCGCAAATCCTGCAGGCACTCACGCATTGTGAGCACCTCCTGGGCAAGCGGGCGCGGCGCGAGCATTTTTGCCGGTTTCTGACGGACCCCGAGCACTATAGCCCGGAGAAAATCGCACGCCGGTCATGGCTAATGCCGGGCAAAAACCGGCAGTGGCACATGCCATGGCGCTGGACGGCTGTGCTGGCGATTGTGATCGCCGGCGGCGCCTGGCAACTCATGCGATTTCAGACAGCGCCGGAAGCCGCGCGGCACGGCAACGGTGCCTGGCCGCATGAAGTGACTGCACGACCGGATGGGAATCGTCCGGCGGATCCTCCCGCCACGCCCGCCCAGATGACGGGCGGCGCAAAGGGGCAGCAGCCCGGTTCGAACGCCGCGAAGGCGGTGACCCGACAGCCGCCGGAAAAAACAGAAGCGATCGTGGAACCGCCGCCGGCGATTGCAATGCCGCACACCAACCCCGCGCCCCCGGCTGCGAGCAGCATTCGCCTCACCTGCCTGCCCTTTGCCTATGCGATTGTGGACGGGGACACACTAGGCACGGTGGACATGCTACCGGCATTGTTTCAAGTCCCGAGCGGCGAGCGTCTGCTGACGCTGGCCAATCCGCGCTTTCCGCAGTTGTTCCGCCGCTTGCAGCTTGCGCCGGCCGAGACACTCGCTTTGCAGTTTTCTTTGTGGGAAACGGTCGCGCGCCTGACATTGCATGTCAAGCCGTGGGCCGAGGTGTTCATCGACGAGGTGAGTTATGGCAAAACCCCGCTGGATGAAATCATTCTGGCGCCGGGCGAGCATCGGCTCCGTCTCGAGCATCCCGAACGTGCGCGCTTCGTGACCACGCGCACGTTTGCCGCCGGCCAGCGTGAAATTTTGTCGATCGAGTTGCAAGCGAAGGAATGA